A region of the Equus quagga isolate Etosha38 chromosome 11, UCLA_HA_Equagga_1.0, whole genome shotgun sequence genome:
GAAGGTAACTTAGGCCTGGATGAGGGATGGGCATCTGGAGGGATGAGGGAGCACGAGTTTGAGGAAGTTCATGTTGGAGAGTCTCCCTTTTCACTATCAAATTGTAGGCAGGCTCAGCTGCTGGTATGGGATATGGGAcataagaggaggcaggggcaagGAATAACCTTTAAGGATCGAGGAGGGGCATTGACAAactagagaaaatgagaagagactACAACTTTAAGAAGCTGGCATGTGAGGGATATCTCAATGTACCAAGTTCACCTTGGGATTCACATTTAATTCTTTCTAGATCAGCAACAGAATCAATTCATCCTGAGAGGGAAGAAATAACTAGAAGGATTTGTTTGAAAATGGGGTAGTGTGCGTGGGATGATCAACTAAGTTCCACATTAAACTTGGCAAGGGATCAATCACATTTGCGAACCAACTGTGTGATCTCCCTGTATGAAAGTGAGTATATCCTACGGGATTCTTAGCTCACAACATCCATAGTTGTAATAATGCAGAAATTCGAGTTTATCTTCCATAACCCCATGATCAAGTAAGACAgccaatggaataaaaataatgaatcatgatgaaattgttttcttttgcagAATGTTGCCTTCTTTTGAGCCTGTCATGAGCTGGATGTTCCTCAGAGACCTCCTAAGTGGAGTAAATAAATACTCAACCGGGATTGGGCGGATTTGGCTGGCTGTTGTGTTCATCTTCCGGTTGCTGGTCTACATGGTGGCAGCAGAGCATGTGTGGAAAGATGAGCAGAAAGAGTTTGAGTGCAACATTAGACAGCCTGGCTGTGAAAATGTGTGTTTTGACTACTACTTCCCCGTCTCCCAGGTCAGACTTTGGGCCTTACAACTGATCATGGTCTCCACTCCTTCACTTTTGGTGGTTCTACATGTAGCCTATTGTGAGGGTAGAGAGAAAAGGCACAGAAAGAAACTCTATGTCAGCCCAGGTACGATGGATGGGGGCCTGTGGTACACTTACCTTATCAGCCTCATTGTTAAAACTGGTTTTGAAATTGGCTTCCTGGTTTTATTTTACAAGCTGTACGATGGCTTTAGCGTTCCTTATCTTGTGAAGTGTGATTTGAAGCCTTGTCCCAACACGGTGGATTGCTTCATCTCCAAACCCACCGAGAAAACgatcttcatcttcttcttggTCAGTACCTCGTGCCTGTGCGTTATATTGAATTTCATTGAACTGAGCTTTTTGGTTCTTAAGTGTCTTATTAAGTGCTGTCTCCAAAAATACCCTAAAAGCCTCAAGTCCTCAGTGTGTGAGTGCCACCACCTCAGATATATTGAATGTGGTGAGACAGGGGTCCCTCCCCTACTCCAGAATCACCATTCAGACTTGGCCATAAGCACACCCCAGCGAGGTGAAACAAAACTACTTTGTGACACACACAAGAGCTAAACAAAGAAAACCTACATCCCTCCCAAGCAAGACCTAGGCTGGGTCGGAAAGCAAAGGATGTCAGCCTTAAAGTCATCAGGGAGgaattcttaaatttttcaatATGCGCTCAGCTGTGTACACTAGACAGAGGTCTCACTGTTTGGTTGTAGGGTTCGTGTGGCACATGAGTTGTGTTTGAATACTTAATTGCAGATTAGTCTGAAGAAACGCAACTAACAGAATTCTTTTAGCTGCTTAGATACGTCaactggaaaacacaaaaagTGATGCTTCTGATAAAGGTGAGGGCCCCCAAGCTGCAACTGAGGCACTGGCGGTCTCTCCACAGTGGCAGCCAAGGCTCCATCCCCTCAGCCCTACTCAGTCTTTGAGAGAAAGACACAGTGAGGGTGGGGGAGCAGCTAATCCTCTGTGGGAAGGCCTGGCCAGGGGAAAGACCACAGAGCCCAGCAGTCTGCAGGTTAGGTGTCCCCGGGTATAAGTGGActagaggagagggaagaaagccaTCATCCAGTGGTCTCCGAGTCTACAAGTATTACTGGGAGATATGCCACTTAAGCCTGAACTAGCAGACATCTGAAAAAGTCCCTCTCGAGTGATGAGGGAAGGCACGTCCCACAGAAAGCAGCACCTCGACGGGGAGCTGGAGAGGATGCAGAAAATGCCCACTTGATTATTTAGCATTTCTCTTTAACCACAGAACATTGAAATACTTCATAAATTTCCACGTTGTTGGACCTTTTTATAATCAGGAATTCACAACGTATCATACAATACATCACAGTTTGCCTACAATCTactagtctctctctctctaggatAGATAATAAAATGTGCACTATGCTTTTACACTGAtgcaaaaagtataaaaagtttttttataaCTTGATTTGAAGACTAtagctcttttattttcctatttaaaaaaaaagatatattctcTTTGGATTTAATACTCTAACATATATGcatttctccaaaataaaaatgaaatgtgatttGACTGTCATTGATATCATTGCCTGGCTGCACTGGGTAGATTATTCAGGGAAATCAAACTTGGTTCTGACAATTTTAGAACAGGATTTGCAGCCCTGCTTGGTAAAGATAGCTCAGAAATCATTTTTCTCTGCTGGGAATTTTTTAACAAAGTCAGTGcctaaaaatgtaattttaactaAAACCAATTATGTCATGTCTTCCATGGCCTGCCCTCTGTGGCATAAAATGTCTCATTATGATTCATGCATAATGGAAGTTACTTGTGTCATTATGTAGTTGACAGACCACGTTGCCAATAGTGGTCATAATCTGTGATAAAGACTGTATCCTGGACAGCAGAGGGCAAGATGAATTTCTGGCTTTCCCCTTCCTTCAATTTGCACCACAGATCACTGCTGGACTCAGGAGCTTACATCTAGACTTTTTACATCACAGGAGAACACCTAGCTACACAATTGCAGGTGACCATGTAAGGACTTACAGGAATAATTCTCTTTTAACAGTGGTGGGTGATTAAAGAGGTTTAAGGTTTTTGAGGCCCTGATCATGGCATGGAATCTAGAAAGCAGAGTTTAGTGCAAGGAACTAGAgtggagaagagggaagtttTCAGCCTGAGGACGTTTGCTACCAAAAATGTTTTTGGGGAGCTCAGCCTCTTCACCTCGGTTATGACAAGCAGCTCTGCTCAAGAGAAAAGGATCGCTTGGTTATGTACATTCTTTGCTTTTCCCCTTTGTGTAGAGAGGAGATTGAAAAGCAATGGGAGCAAGGGCTGTGAAAACCAAGTTGTTTAGATAGGAAGGTGAACggttttttccctcctttaagcttaattta
Encoded here:
- the GJB7 gene encoding gap junction beta-7 protein, with the translated sequence MLPSFEPVMSWMFLRDLLSGVNKYSTGIGRIWLAVVFIFRLLVYMVAAEHVWKDEQKEFECNIRQPGCENVCFDYYFPVSQVRLWALQLIMVSTPSLLVVLHVAYCEGREKRHRKKLYVSPGTMDGGLWYTYLISLIVKTGFEIGFLVLFYKLYDGFSVPYLVKCDLKPCPNTVDCFISKPTEKTIFIFFLVSTSCLCVILNFIELSFLVLKCLIKCCLQKYPKSLKSSVCECHHLRYIECGETGVPPLLQNHHSDLAISTPQRGETKLLCDTHKS